In Blastopirellula sediminis, the following proteins share a genomic window:
- a CDS encoding TauD/TfdA family dioxygenase encodes MTDKGLNVSPISVPKQQSYGGEVFPLVLRCESESMTVEDAVNWAKENHVDLLRQCQTHGAILFRGFPLSEPAEFDRFIAAFEIENFPYEVSLSNAVRTNFTPRVFSANEAPSTVTIYLHHEMAQTPIFPSKLFFCCWQAAEAGGATPLCRSDVLFDQMQERFPQFAYDCETKGLKYSNVMPAANDASSGMGRSWQSTFRVETREEAQARMSEYGYAWEWLEDGSLRATTPILPAVREVSPGRKVFFNQLIAAFCGWKDSRNDPSKSITFGDGSPLDRGVVMEVANMAEQLTFDLPWQNGDVALVDNFLVMHGRRTFQGPRKILASLLEMGQHAHAT; translated from the coding sequence ATGACCGACAAAGGGTTGAACGTCTCGCCCATCAGTGTGCCTAAACAACAGTCGTACGGTGGAGAGGTTTTTCCGCTCGTTCTGCGTTGCGAGTCCGAATCGATGACGGTAGAGGACGCCGTCAACTGGGCCAAGGAGAATCATGTCGATCTGTTGCGACAGTGTCAGACGCATGGAGCGATCCTGTTTCGTGGGTTTCCGTTAAGCGAACCGGCGGAGTTTGATCGCTTTATCGCCGCGTTCGAGATCGAAAATTTTCCCTATGAGGTCTCCCTTTCCAACGCGGTTCGAACCAACTTTACCCCGCGTGTTTTCTCGGCCAACGAGGCTCCTTCGACGGTGACCATCTATTTGCACCACGAAATGGCCCAGACGCCGATCTTCCCCAGCAAGCTGTTCTTCTGCTGTTGGCAAGCGGCCGAAGCAGGAGGCGCCACGCCTCTTTGCCGTTCCGACGTGTTGTTTGACCAGATGCAAGAGCGGTTTCCTCAATTCGCCTATGACTGCGAAACGAAAGGATTGAAATACTCGAACGTCATGCCGGCCGCCAACGACGCTTCCTCCGGCATGGGACGTAGTTGGCAGAGCACATTCCGGGTCGAGACGCGGGAAGAAGCCCAAGCGCGGATGTCTGAGTACGGATACGCCTGGGAGTGGCTGGAAGACGGCAGCCTTCGCGCCACAACGCCGATCTTGCCGGCCGTCCGCGAAGTTTCGCCTGGACGCAAAGTTTTCTTTAACCAATTGATCGCCGCTTTCTGCGGTTGGAAGGACAGCCGCAATGATCCTTCCAAGTCGATCACTTTCGGCGACGGGAGCCCGCTTGATCGGGGCGTCGTCATGGAAGTGGCCAATATGGCGGAACAATTGACGTTCGACCTGCCATGGCAAAACGGCGACGTCGCGCTCGTGGATAACTTCCTGGTCATGCACGGCCGGCGAACGTTCCAAGGCCCGCGAAAAATCCTGGCTTCGCTGTTGGAGATGGGACAACACGCTCACGCGACGTAA